From the Streptomyces sp. KMM 9044 genome, one window contains:
- a CDS encoding acyltransferase → MPKIRNTFSSWSRRLAQRAVHAGWSWVQHTGSVTAEHPGRFHFGAMGTGTRLAFPLGTVFGEPWIRLGAHCIIGEQVTLTAGLMPGLELGPDPILRLGDGVVLGRGSHVIADTTVTIGSDCYFGPYVYITSTNHSYDDPHEPIGKQWPRMDPVEIGPGCWIGTGAVILPGARIGRNVVVAAGAVVRGTVPDHAVVAGAPARVVRRWTTEEGWQPPLRTPAPVPIPEGVTPEQLRALSELDEEGVARLAELEPGS, encoded by the coding sequence GTGCCGAAAATCAGGAACACGTTCTCGTCCTGGTCGCGCCGCCTCGCGCAGCGCGCGGTCCACGCGGGCTGGTCCTGGGTGCAGCACACGGGTTCGGTGACCGCCGAGCACCCCGGCCGTTTCCACTTCGGCGCGATGGGAACAGGTACCAGGCTCGCCTTCCCGCTCGGCACCGTCTTCGGCGAACCCTGGATCCGGCTCGGCGCGCACTGCATCATCGGCGAACAGGTCACCCTGACCGCCGGTCTGATGCCCGGCCTGGAGCTGGGTCCCGACCCGATCCTGCGCCTGGGCGACGGCGTCGTGCTCGGCCGCGGCAGCCATGTCATCGCCGACACCACCGTCACCATCGGCAGCGACTGCTACTTCGGGCCGTACGTCTACATCACGTCCACCAACCACTCCTACGACGATCCGCACGAGCCCATCGGCAAGCAGTGGCCGCGGATGGACCCGGTGGAGATCGGCCCCGGCTGCTGGATCGGCACCGGGGCGGTGATCCTCCCCGGTGCGCGGATCGGGCGGAACGTAGTGGTGGCCGCGGGCGCGGTGGTGCGGGGCACGGTTCCCGACCACGCCGTGGTCGCGGGCGCCCCGGCCCGGGTCGTACGCCGCTGGACCACCGAGGAGGGCTGGCAGCCGCCGCTGCGCACGCCGGCGCCGGTGCCGATCCCGGAGGGCGTCACACCGGAGCAGTTGCGGGCGTTGTCGGAGCTGGACGAGGAGGGTGTGGCCCGGCTCGCCGAGCTGGAACCCGGGAGCTGA
- a CDS encoding YbaK/EbsC family protein: MRAPIGTFDHATPAPECLGRLTAPVAAAVRAWSGSVPAEQILYVDTDPRWADTAVFVEHYGQDLLERSANCVVVAGKRGGGSTLAACVVPSTARADVNGIVRRQLGSRKASFAPMDTATGESGMEYGGITPIGLPADWPVLVDAAVVDLPYVLVGSGRRRGKLLVPGKAFAELPGAIVLEGLGAA, encoded by the coding sequence ATGCGCGCGCCCATCGGCACCTTCGACCACGCCACCCCCGCCCCCGAATGCCTCGGCCGGCTCACCGCGCCGGTCGCCGCTGCCGTCCGTGCCTGGAGCGGCAGTGTCCCCGCCGAGCAGATCCTCTACGTCGACACGGACCCGCGCTGGGCCGACACCGCCGTCTTCGTCGAGCACTACGGCCAGGACCTGCTCGAGCGCTCGGCGAACTGCGTGGTCGTGGCGGGCAAGCGGGGCGGCGGGAGCACCCTCGCCGCCTGTGTCGTCCCCTCCACGGCCCGGGCCGACGTCAACGGCATCGTGCGCCGTCAACTCGGTTCTCGCAAGGCGTCGTTCGCCCCGATGGACACGGCGACGGGGGAGAGCGGCATGGAGTACGGCGGCATCACCCCGATCGGACTGCCCGCCGACTGGCCGGTACTCGTGGACGCGGCCGTCGTCGACCTGCCGTACGTGCTCGTCGGCAGCGGGCGCCGGCGGGGCAAACTCCTGGTGCCGGGCAAGGCCTTCGCCGAACTGCCGGGCGCGATCGTGCTGGAGGGGCTGGGAGCGGCCTGA
- a CDS encoding cation diffusion facilitator family transporter — MSDRHEHGQDHERGHRHGPSRGHRLRHLLTPHSHETADKLDSALESSARGLRALWVSLAVLGATALAQAVVVAVSGSVALLGDTVHNTADALTAVPLGVAFVLGRRAATRRFTYGYGRAEDLAGIVIVLTIAASAAFAGWTAVDRLLDPRPVNHVPVVAVAALVGFAGNEWVARYRIRVGRAIGSAALVADGLHARTDGFTSLAVLLGAGGAALGWQLADPVVGLAITAAIVLVLWNAAREVFRRVMDAVDPALVDRAEQALREVPDVRGVGELRLRWIGHRLRAEVAVVVDGGATVREAHRVAVDAEHALLHAVPRLAAALVHADPEPAPGEHDPHLPLAHHSVA; from the coding sequence GTGAGCGACCGGCACGAGCACGGCCAGGACCACGAGCGCGGACATCGGCACGGCCCCAGCCGAGGCCACCGTCTCCGTCATCTGCTCACCCCGCACTCCCACGAGACCGCGGACAAGCTCGACTCCGCCCTCGAGTCCTCGGCCCGCGGTCTGCGGGCGCTGTGGGTCTCGCTGGCGGTGCTCGGTGCGACGGCACTGGCACAGGCGGTCGTGGTGGCTGTCTCGGGCTCGGTCGCGCTGCTCGGCGACACGGTCCACAACACCGCGGACGCGCTGACCGCCGTACCGCTCGGGGTCGCCTTCGTGCTGGGCCGGCGGGCCGCCACCCGTCGTTTCACCTACGGATACGGCCGGGCCGAGGACCTGGCGGGCATCGTGATCGTGCTGACGATCGCCGCCTCCGCGGCCTTCGCGGGCTGGACGGCGGTGGACCGGCTCCTCGACCCGCGTCCGGTGAACCACGTCCCGGTGGTCGCCGTCGCAGCTCTCGTCGGCTTCGCGGGCAACGAGTGGGTGGCCCGCTACCGCATCCGGGTCGGCCGGGCCATCGGCTCGGCCGCGCTGGTCGCCGACGGACTGCACGCCCGGACGGACGGGTTCACCTCACTCGCCGTCCTGCTGGGCGCCGGCGGGGCGGCCCTGGGGTGGCAGCTCGCGGACCCGGTCGTGGGGCTGGCGATCACGGCGGCGATCGTCCTGGTGCTGTGGAACGCGGCGCGGGAGGTGTTCCGGCGGGTGATGGACGCCGTCGACCCCGCGCTCGTGGACCGGGCCGAGCAGGCGCTGAGGGAGGTGCCCGATGTGCGCGGGGTGGGTGAGCTGCGGCTGCGCTGGATCGGTCACCGGCTGCGGGCCGAGGTGGCGGTCGTGGTGGACGGCGGGGCGACCGTGCGGGAAGCCCACCGCGTCGCGGTCGACGCCGAGCACGCCCTGCTGCACGCGGTACCCCGGCTGGCCGCGGCCCTGGTCCACGCCGACCCGGAGCCCGCCCCGGGCGAGCACGACCCGCACCTGCCCCTGGCCCACCACTCGGTGGCATGA
- a CDS encoding ArsR/SmtB family transcription factor, translating to MSARMHLSPAHDAHPHTPGGEQFALAAEFLALLGDRTRLALLHALTGGEADVSALTEVCGAARPAVSQHLARLRLAGLVSTRKEGRRVIYSLRDGHLRRLVDEALNVADHRLSDRPPHD from the coding sequence ATGAGCGCACGCATGCACCTGTCGCCTGCGCACGATGCGCACCCACACACGCCCGGCGGTGAGCAGTTCGCGCTCGCCGCGGAATTCCTGGCCCTGCTCGGCGACCGCACCCGGCTGGCCCTGCTGCACGCGCTGACCGGCGGCGAGGCCGACGTCAGCGCGCTCACGGAGGTGTGCGGGGCGGCGCGGCCCGCGGTCAGCCAGCATCTGGCGCGGCTGCGCCTCGCGGGTCTTGTGAGCACGCGCAAGGAGGGCCGCAGAGTGATCTACTCACTGCGTGACGGACATCTGCGGCGGCTGGTGGACGAGGCTCTGAACGTCGCCGACCACCGGCTGAGCGACCGGCCTCCGCACGACTGA
- a CDS encoding CoA-binding protein, whose product MYGDEATVRRILTGLGDTWAVVGLSSNRQRAAYGVAQVLQRFGKRVVPVHPKAETVQGEQGYASLADIPFEVDVVDVFVNSELAGAVADEAVAKGARAIWFQLDVVDEAAYERARAAGLEMVMDRCPAIEIPRLGQG is encoded by the coding sequence GTGTACGGCGACGAGGCAACGGTCCGCAGGATCCTCACCGGGCTCGGCGACACCTGGGCCGTGGTGGGCCTGTCGTCGAACCGGCAGCGCGCGGCGTACGGCGTCGCCCAGGTGCTGCAGCGTTTCGGCAAACGTGTGGTGCCGGTGCATCCGAAGGCCGAGACGGTGCAGGGCGAGCAGGGGTACGCCTCGCTGGCGGACATCCCCTTCGAGGTGGACGTCGTGGACGTGTTCGTGAACAGCGAACTGGCCGGGGCGGTCGCGGACGAGGCGGTTGCCAAGGGCGCCAGGGCGATCTGGTTCCAGTTGGACGTCGTCGACGAGGCGGCCTACGAGCGGGCCCGCGCGGCGGGCCTGGAGATGGTGATGGACCGCTGCCCCGCGATCGAGATACCGCGGCTGGGTCAGGGCTGA
- a CDS encoding YigZ family protein, with amino-acid sequence MQDEYRTVTRAGVHETEINRSRFLCALAPAATEREAQEFVAAVRKEHSDATHNCWAYVIGADASVQKASDDGEPGGTAGVPMLQMLLRRDMRYVVAVVTRYYGGVKLGAGGLIRAYGGAVGEALDSVGTLTRRRFRLAAVTVDHQRAGKVQNDLRSTGREVRDVRYGEEVTIEIALPDADVDAFRSWLADATAGTARFEPGGETYGDV; translated from the coding sequence ATGCAGGACGAGTACCGCACCGTCACCCGCGCCGGTGTGCACGAGACCGAGATCAACCGCTCCCGCTTCCTGTGCGCGCTCGCCCCGGCGGCCACCGAGCGGGAGGCGCAGGAGTTCGTCGCCGCCGTCCGCAAGGAGCACTCCGACGCCACCCACAACTGCTGGGCCTACGTCATCGGCGCGGACGCCTCCGTCCAGAAAGCGAGCGACGACGGCGAACCCGGCGGCACCGCGGGCGTCCCCATGCTCCAGATGCTGCTGCGCCGCGACATGCGGTACGTCGTCGCCGTCGTCACCCGCTACTACGGCGGGGTCAAACTCGGCGCGGGCGGGCTCATCCGCGCCTACGGCGGGGCTGTCGGCGAGGCGCTGGACAGTGTCGGCACGCTCACCCGGCGCCGGTTCCGGCTGGCCGCGGTGACCGTCGACCACCAGCGGGCCGGCAAGGTCCAGAACGACCTGCGCTCCACGGGACGCGAGGTGCGGGACGTGCGCTACGGCGAGGAGGTCACGATCGAGATCGCCCTCCCGGACGCCGATGTGGACGCCTTCCGGTCCTGGCTCGCGGACGCGACCGCCGGGACCGCCCGCTTCGAACCAGGCGGTGAGACGTACGGCGACGTGTGA
- a CDS encoding exonuclease SbcCD subunit D, giving the protein MRLLHTSDWHLGRSFHRVGMLGAQAEFIGHLVATVREHAVDAVVVSGDVYDRAVPPLAAVELFDDALHRLADLGVPTVMISGNHDSARRLGVGAGLIGRAGIHLRTDSSASATPVMLSDTHGEVAFYGVPYLEPALVKDEFGLEKAGHETVLAAAMDRIRADLAARPHVTRSVVLAHAFVTGGAPSDSERDITVGGVAAVPAGVFDGVDYVALGHLHGCQTLTERVRYSGSPLPYSFSEADHRKSMWLVDLAADGGLTAERVDCPVPRALARIRGTLEELLADPGLEPHTEAWVEATLTDPVRPADPMARLGERFPHVLSLVFEPDRAPDDPAVSYARRLAGRDDQQIAEDFVAHVRGTGPDERERAVLRDAVDAARADQAVREAAR; this is encoded by the coding sequence ATGAGACTGCTGCACACTTCCGACTGGCACCTCGGCCGGTCGTTCCACCGGGTCGGCATGCTCGGTGCCCAGGCCGAGTTCATCGGCCACCTGGTCGCGACCGTGCGTGAGCACGCCGTCGACGCGGTGGTCGTGTCGGGAGACGTGTACGACCGGGCCGTGCCGCCGCTCGCCGCGGTGGAGCTGTTCGACGACGCCCTGCACCGCCTCGCCGACCTGGGCGTGCCGACGGTGATGATCTCCGGCAACCACGACTCGGCCCGCCGCCTCGGCGTCGGTGCCGGACTCATCGGGCGCGCGGGTATCCATCTGCGGACCGACTCCTCGGCGAGCGCTACCCCCGTGATGCTGTCCGACACCCACGGGGAGGTCGCTTTCTACGGAGTGCCCTATCTGGAACCGGCGCTCGTCAAGGACGAGTTCGGGCTGGAGAAGGCGGGGCACGAGACGGTGCTCGCCGCCGCCATGGACCGGATCCGCGCCGACCTCGCCGCCCGCCCGCACGTCACCCGTTCGGTCGTCCTCGCGCACGCCTTCGTCACCGGCGGGGCACCGAGCGACAGTGAGCGGGACATCACCGTGGGCGGGGTCGCCGCAGTACCCGCCGGAGTGTTCGACGGCGTCGACTACGTGGCGCTCGGGCACCTGCACGGCTGCCAGACCCTCACCGAGCGCGTGCGCTACTCCGGCTCCCCGCTTCCGTACTCCTTCTCCGAGGCGGACCACCGCAAGAGCATGTGGCTCGTCGACCTGGCCGCCGACGGCGGTCTCACCGCCGAGCGGGTCGACTGCCCGGTGCCGCGCGCCCTCGCCCGGATCCGCGGCACCCTGGAGGAACTGCTCGCCGACCCCGGGCTCGAACCGCACACCGAGGCGTGGGTCGAGGCCACCCTCACCGACCCGGTCCGCCCGGCCGACCCGATGGCCAGGCTCGGCGAACGCTTCCCGCACGTCCTCAGCCTCGTCTTCGAACCCGACCGCGCGCCCGACGACCCGGCGGTCTCCTACGCCCGACGCCTCGCCGGCCGTGACGACCAGCAGATCGCGGAGGACTTCGTCGCCCATGTGCGCGGCACCGGCCCCGACGAGCGGGAGAGGGCCGTCCTGCGGGACGCCGTCGACGCCGCCCGCGCCGACCAGGCCGTACGGGAGGCGGCGCGGTGA
- a CDS encoding AAA family ATPase, whose product MRLHRLDITAFGPFGGSLTVDFDELSAAGLFLLHGPTGAGKTSILDAVCYALYGSVPGARQSGQGMTLRSDHAAPATRTEVTLDLTVVGRRLEVTRQPPWQRPKKRGTGTTLDKAQTWLREYDPAARSWKDLSRSHQEIGEEIAQLLGMSREQFCQVVLLPQGDFARFLRADAEARGKLLGRLFDTRRFADVEKHLAERRRATESQVRDGDADLLAEAHRMQQAAGEAMPLDDLAPGEPGLAESVLTAAAVARSTAREQLAVARCRLTAAESAQATADRSLDGVRERDRLQRRFAEARESAARLAEGDGARQEAQTRLDRSRKAEAVAPALELRESADAEHRDEAAVEARTRALLPVAHQEAGAAGLAAAARRAAEELGGLESARRAERRLAELLDERAGLDRQERADDEALDESDAWLTGWAETRAGLQARIESAQEAATRAGELAVQRDPAHRRLNAARLRDQLAGDTDRAAEQARKAREQALAAKQHWLDLKEQRLAGIAAELAAGLTDGAPCAVCGATEHPAPARKDAGHVDREAEERALTAHQSAEERRADDERRLGVVREALAAAGAEAGDTPTGRLVHEVEELEAQYARARDAASVLHSAQERLRQAEHEHERRVTAQREAAVRTAARVGVRERLDREQAALEEELTTTRGAADSVAVRAAQLERTAARFTEAAEAARLADGAAQRLKHADARLADAAFRAGFDTPRAAAEALLDPADHRALQHRLEVRQQQEAAVRAVLAEPETAAAAQQPPADLAAAQRAAEAAGRRVREAASARDAAARRCVELDRLSARATASARRLAPLREEHDRAARMAGLTAGTSADNERRMRLESYVLAARLEQVAAAATARLRRMSSGRYTLVHSDDRTGRGRSGLGLHVVDAWTGRERDTATLSGGETFFASLALALGLADVVTDEAGGVRLDTLFIDEGFGSLDDQTLDEVLDVLDSLRERDRSVGIVSHVADLRRRIHAQLAVVKGRSGSTVRTHGVG is encoded by the coding sequence GTGAGGCTGCACCGGCTCGACATCACCGCCTTCGGGCCCTTCGGCGGCTCGCTCACCGTCGATTTCGACGAGCTGTCCGCCGCGGGCCTCTTCCTGCTGCACGGCCCCACCGGCGCCGGCAAGACCTCGATACTCGACGCCGTCTGCTACGCGCTGTACGGCTCCGTCCCCGGGGCCCGGCAGAGCGGACAGGGCATGACCCTGCGCAGCGACCACGCCGCCCCCGCCACCCGCACCGAGGTCACGCTCGACCTCACCGTTGTCGGACGCCGGCTCGAAGTCACCCGGCAACCGCCCTGGCAGCGCCCGAAGAAGCGCGGCACCGGCACCACCCTCGACAAGGCGCAGACCTGGCTGCGCGAGTACGACCCGGCGGCCCGGTCCTGGAAGGACCTCAGCCGCTCCCACCAGGAGATCGGCGAGGAGATCGCCCAGCTCCTCGGCATGAGCCGGGAGCAGTTCTGCCAGGTCGTCCTCCTGCCCCAGGGCGACTTCGCGCGGTTCCTGCGCGCCGACGCCGAGGCCCGCGGCAAGCTTCTCGGCCGGCTCTTCGACACCCGCCGCTTCGCCGATGTGGAAAAGCACCTCGCCGAGCGCCGCCGCGCCACCGAGTCCCAGGTACGGGACGGCGACGCGGACCTGCTCGCCGAAGCGCACCGGATGCAGCAGGCAGCGGGCGAGGCCATGCCCCTCGACGACCTCGCGCCGGGCGAACCGGGACTGGCCGAGAGCGTGCTGACCGCGGCCGCCGTCGCCCGCAGCACCGCCCGCGAACAGCTCGCCGTCGCCCGCTGCCGGCTCACCGCGGCCGAATCCGCCCAGGCCACCGCCGACCGGTCACTGGACGGCGTACGCGAACGGGACCGGCTGCAGCGGCGGTTCGCCGAGGCACGGGAGAGCGCGGCTCGGCTGGCGGAGGGGGACGGAGCCCGGCAGGAGGCGCAGACCCGCCTGGACCGCTCCCGCAAAGCCGAGGCGGTCGCCCCCGCCCTGGAACTGCGGGAGTCCGCCGACGCCGAACACCGGGACGAGGCCGCCGTCGAGGCGCGCACGCGTGCCCTGCTCCCCGTGGCCCACCAGGAGGCGGGCGCGGCCGGACTCGCCGCCGCCGCACGCCGGGCCGCCGAGGAACTGGGTGGCCTCGAGTCGGCCCGCCGCGCCGAGCGACGGCTCGCCGAACTCCTCGACGAGCGGGCCGGCCTGGACCGCCAGGAGCGCGCCGACGACGAGGCGCTGGACGAGTCGGACGCCTGGCTCACCGGCTGGGCAGAGACCCGGGCCGGGCTTCAGGCCCGCATCGAGTCCGCGCAGGAGGCCGCGACCAGGGCCGGCGAACTCGCGGTGCAGCGCGACCCCGCGCACAGGCGGCTCAACGCCGCACGGCTGCGGGACCAGCTGGCCGGGGACACCGACCGCGCCGCCGAGCAGGCCCGAAAGGCCCGGGAGCAGGCACTCGCGGCCAAGCAGCACTGGCTCGACCTCAAGGAACAGCGGCTGGCCGGCATCGCCGCCGAACTCGCCGCGGGCCTTACCGACGGCGCGCCCTGCGCGGTCTGCGGGGCCACCGAGCACCCCGCCCCCGCCCGCAAGGACGCCGGTCATGTCGACCGCGAGGCGGAGGAGCGCGCCCTCACCGCCCACCAGAGCGCGGAGGAACGCCGAGCCGACGACGAACGGCGCCTCGGCGTCGTCCGCGAGGCGCTGGCCGCTGCCGGAGCGGAGGCGGGGGACACACCGACCGGCCGACTCGTCCACGAGGTGGAGGAACTGGAGGCGCAGTACGCGCGTGCGCGGGACGCGGCCTCCGTACTGCACTCCGCGCAGGAACGGCTGCGGCAGGCGGAGCACGAGCACGAGCGGCGGGTCACCGCACAGCGTGAGGCGGCGGTCCGGACGGCTGCGCGGGTGGGCGTTCGCGAGCGCCTGGACCGGGAACAGGCAGCGCTGGAGGAGGAGTTGACCACGACGCGGGGTGCCGCGGACAGCGTGGCCGTGCGTGCCGCCCAACTGGAGCGCACCGCGGCACGGTTCACCGAGGCCGCCGAGGCCGCCCGGCTCGCCGACGGCGCCGCGCAGCGGCTCAAGCACGCCGATGCCAGGCTCGCGGACGCCGCCTTCCGGGCAGGGTTCGACACCCCGCGGGCGGCGGCCGAGGCACTCCTCGACCCCGCCGACCACCGAGCGCTGCAGCACCGCCTGGAGGTCCGGCAGCAGCAGGAGGCCGCCGTCCGCGCGGTGCTCGCCGAGCCCGAAACCGCGGCTGCCGCCCAGCAGCCCCCCGCAGACCTCGCCGCCGCGCAGCGCGCCGCCGAGGCCGCGGGCCGCAGGGTGCGCGAGGCGGCCTCCGCCCGCGACGCCGCCGCCCGTCGCTGCGTCGAACTCGACCGGCTCTCCGCGCGGGCCACCGCCTCGGCGCGGCGGCTGGCACCGCTGCGCGAGGAGCATGACCGGGCGGCCCGCATGGCGGGCCTCACCGCGGGCACCTCCGCGGACAACGAACGCAGGATGCGCCTGGAGTCCTACGTCCTGGCCGCCCGCCTGGAACAGGTGGCCGCCGCGGCGACCGCACGGCTGCGCCGCATGTCGTCCGGCCGCTACACCCTGGTGCACTCCGACGACCGCACCGGCCGCGGCCGCAGCGGCCTCGGCCTGCACGTCGTGGACGCGTGGACCGGCCGGGAGCGGGACACCGCGACCCTCTCGGGCGGCGAGACCTTCTTCGCCTCGCTCGCCCTCGCGCTCGGTCTCGCCGACGTCGTCACCGACGAGGCCGGCGGGGTCCGGCTGGACACCCTCTTCATCGACGAGGGCTTCGGCAGCCTCGACGACCAGACCCTCGACGAGGTGCTGGACGTCCTGGACTCCCTGCGGGAGCGCGACCGCAGCGTGGGCATCGTCAGCCACGTCGCCGACCTGCGCCGGCGCATCCACGCCCAACTCGCTGTGGTGAAGGGCCGCTCGGGCTCGACGGTACGGACGCACGGAGTGGGCTGA
- a CDS encoding DUF885 domain-containing protein yields MSETNNPLPREIADAYVGDLITLDPVTGTYLGVQESSSRLPDLSPAGQAALAELQRATLARLAEAETRPGADSGIERRCARLLRERLTAEIAVHEADEGLRSVGNLGTVAHSVREVFTVTPTRTEEDWAAVAERLRAVPTALAGYRESLALGLERKLYAAPRPTATFVGQLTEWSDTGEGRGWFEDFAADGPNALRAELDAAAGAATAAVVELRDWMRDVYAPTVGDAPNTVGRERYARWSRYYNGTDLDLDEAYAYGWAEYHRLLGEMKKEAEKVLPGAGTPWVALAHLDEHGRHIEGVDQVREWLQGLMDKAIDSLDGTHFELAERVRKVESRIAPPGSAAAPYYTPPSEDFSRPGRTWLPAMGLTRFPVYDLVSTWYHEGVPGHHLQLAQWAHVAEDLSRYQASVGMVSANAEGWALYAERLMDELGFLTDAEERLGYLDAQMMRAARVVVDIGMHLELEIPADSPFHPGERWTPELAEEFFGAHSSRPADFVESELTRYLTIPGQAIGYKLGERAWLLGRENARKRHGDAFDLKAWHMAALSQGSLGLDDLVDELSAL; encoded by the coding sequence ATGTCTGAGACCAACAACCCGCTGCCCCGCGAGATCGCCGACGCCTACGTCGGCGACCTCATCACCCTCGACCCGGTCACCGGTACGTACCTCGGCGTGCAGGAGAGTTCCAGCCGCCTGCCCGATCTCTCCCCCGCGGGCCAGGCGGCGCTCGCGGAGCTCCAGCGGGCCACGCTCGCCCGGCTCGCCGAGGCCGAGACCAGGCCCGGCGCGGACAGCGGCATCGAGCGCCGCTGCGCCCGGCTGCTGCGGGAGCGGCTCACCGCGGAGATCGCCGTGCACGAGGCCGACGAGGGCCTGCGTTCGGTCGGCAACCTGGGCACGGTCGCCCACTCGGTGCGTGAGGTGTTCACCGTGACGCCGACGCGGACCGAGGAGGACTGGGCCGCGGTCGCCGAGCGGCTGCGCGCCGTGCCGACCGCGCTGGCGGGCTACCGGGAGTCCCTCGCGCTCGGACTGGAACGCAAGCTGTACGCGGCCCCGCGGCCGACCGCCACGTTCGTCGGGCAGCTCACCGAGTGGTCGGACACCGGCGAGGGCCGCGGCTGGTTCGAGGACTTCGCCGCGGACGGTCCAAACGCCCTGCGCGCGGAGCTGGACGCGGCGGCCGGGGCGGCCACCGCGGCCGTGGTGGAGCTGCGGGACTGGATGCGCGACGTGTACGCGCCGACGGTCGGGGACGCGCCGAACACCGTCGGCCGGGAGCGTTACGCCCGCTGGTCCCGCTACTACAACGGCACCGACCTCGATCTGGACGAGGCGTACGCCTACGGCTGGGCCGAGTACCACCGGCTGCTCGGTGAGATGAAGAAGGAGGCCGAGAAGGTCCTGCCGGGTGCCGGGACGCCGTGGGTGGCGCTGGCGCACCTCGACGAGCACGGCCGGCACATCGAGGGGGTCGACCAGGTTCGTGAGTGGCTGCAGGGCCTGATGGACAAGGCGATCGACTCGCTCGACGGCACCCACTTCGAACTCGCCGAGCGGGTGCGGAAGGTGGAGTCGAGGATCGCCCCGCCGGGCAGCGCGGCGGCACCGTACTACACGCCCCCGTCGGAGGACTTCTCCCGGCCGGGCCGTACCTGGCTGCCGGCCATGGGGCTGACCCGCTTCCCCGTCTACGACCTGGTGTCGACCTGGTACCACGAGGGCGTGCCCGGCCATCACCTCCAACTGGCGCAGTGGGCGCACGTCGCCGAGGACCTGTCCCGGTACCAGGCCTCCGTCGGCATGGTCAGTGCCAACGCGGAGGGCTGGGCGCTGTACGCGGAGCGGCTGATGGACGAACTCGGTTTCCTCACGGACGCGGAGGAGCGGCTCGGTTACCTGGACGCGCAGATGATGCGGGCCGCCCGGGTCGTCGTCGACATCGGCATGCACCTGGAGCTGGAGATTCCCGCGGACTCGCCGTTCCACCCGGGCGAGCGCTGGACGCCGGAACTGGCCGAGGAGTTCTTCGGGGCGCACAGCAGCCGTCCGGCGGACTTCGTGGAGAGCGAGCTGACCCGCTATCTGACGATCCCCGGCCAGGCCATCGGCTACAAGCTCGGCGAGCGGGCCTGGCTGCTGGGCCGGGAGAACGCCCGTAAACGGCACGGCGACGCCTTCGACCTCAAGGCGTGGCACATGGCGGCACTGTCCCAGGGTTCGCTGGGCCTGGACGACCTGGTGGACGAACTGTCGGCCCTGTGA
- a CDS encoding Lrp/AsnC family transcriptional regulator: MTESVVLDPVDLHLLRLLQNDARTTYRDLAAQVGVAPSTCLDRVTRLRRSGVILGHRLKLDPAKLGRGLQALLSVQVRPHRRELVGPFVERIRALPESLTFFHLTGPDDYLIHVAVADMTDLQRLVLDEFTSRREVARVETRLIFQQWDCGPLLPSSPSAQSG, translated from the coding sequence ATGACCGAGTCTGTCGTACTGGATCCGGTGGATCTTCATCTGCTGCGGCTGTTGCAGAACGACGCCCGGACGACGTACCGGGACCTCGCCGCGCAGGTGGGGGTCGCGCCGTCGACCTGTCTGGACCGGGTGACCCGGCTGCGGCGCTCGGGCGTGATCCTCGGGCATCGGCTGAAGCTGGACCCGGCCAAGCTGGGGCGAGGGCTCCAGGCGCTACTGTCGGTGCAGGTCAGGCCGCACCGGCGGGAGCTGGTGGGGCCGTTCGTGGAGCGGATCCGGGCGCTGCCGGAGTCATTGACCTTCTTCCACCTGACCGGGCCGGACGACTACCTGATCCATGTCGCGGTCGCGGACATGACGGATCTGCAGCGACTGGTGCTGGACGAGTTCACGTCGCGGCGGGAGGTGGCACGCGTGGAGACGCGGCTGATCTTCCAGCAGTGGGACTGTGGTCCCCTGCTGCCGTCTTCGCCCTCGGCTCAATCCGGGTGA